The following proteins come from a genomic window of Kitasatospora sp. NBC_01246:
- a CDS encoding amidohydrolase, translated as MTERTLPPGPPSGQRGPRTVLLRGGAVYSPADPFATAMLVEGEHVAWVGSDGAAEAYADAADEIVELDGALVTPAFVDAHVHATATGLALTGLDLTGLPSLAAALEALAAFAADRPEPGGVLIGHGWDETGWPEGRPPTLAELDAAAGGAALYLSRTDVHSALATTALRALTAGLADRPGFSADGPLTRDAHHAVRRTALAHLTPEQRRRAQRATLARAAELGIGALHECAGPEISSEQDLAALLDLAADGEGPEVFGYWGELGGVETARRLGAVGAGGDLFVDGAIGSHTACLHSPYADADHTGTSYLSAEQVADHVAACTEAGLQAGFHAIGDAAVGAVLAGVRAAGERVGADRVRALRHRVEHAEALDGASVAAFAELGLTASVQPAFDAAWGGPDGMYVQRLGAERAAALNPFAALLRAGVPLAFGSDAPVTPLDPWGTVRAAAFHRTLDHRISARAAFTAHTRGGWRAIGRDQDGVLVPGAIASYAVWAADELVVQAPDSRVAGWSTDPRSGTPGLPDLTPGRPLPVCLRTVVRGRTVHRAVAERAAPR; from the coding sequence ATGACCGAACGCACCCTCCCTCCCGGCCCGCCCTCGGGCCAGAGGGGCCCACGAACCGTCCTGCTGCGCGGCGGCGCCGTCTACAGCCCCGCCGACCCCTTCGCCACCGCGATGCTCGTCGAGGGCGAGCACGTCGCCTGGGTCGGCAGCGACGGCGCGGCCGAGGCGTACGCCGACGCCGCGGACGAGATCGTCGAGCTCGACGGCGCCCTGGTCACCCCCGCCTTCGTCGACGCCCACGTGCACGCCACCGCCACCGGTCTGGCGCTCACCGGTCTGGACCTCACCGGCCTGCCCTCGCTCGCCGCCGCGCTGGAGGCCCTCGCCGCCTTCGCGGCCGACCGCCCCGAGCCGGGCGGCGTGCTCATCGGGCACGGCTGGGACGAGACCGGCTGGCCCGAGGGCCGACCGCCGACGCTCGCCGAGCTGGACGCGGCCGCCGGCGGCGCCGCGCTCTACCTCTCCCGCACCGACGTGCACTCCGCGCTGGCCACCACCGCGCTGCGCGCGCTCACCGCCGGCCTCGCCGACCGGCCCGGCTTCTCCGCCGACGGCCCGCTCACCCGCGACGCCCACCACGCCGTGCGCCGGACCGCGCTCGCGCACCTCACCCCCGAGCAGCGCCGGCGTGCCCAGCGCGCGACGCTGGCCCGGGCCGCCGAGCTCGGCATCGGCGCGCTGCACGAGTGCGCCGGCCCGGAGATCTCCTCGGAGCAGGACCTCGCCGCGCTGCTGGACCTCGCCGCCGACGGCGAGGGGCCCGAGGTGTTCGGCTACTGGGGCGAGCTGGGCGGCGTCGAGACGGCCCGCCGGCTCGGCGCGGTGGGCGCCGGCGGCGACCTCTTCGTCGACGGCGCGATCGGCTCGCACACCGCCTGCCTGCACAGCCCCTACGCCGACGCCGACCACACCGGCACCTCCTACCTGAGCGCCGAGCAGGTCGCCGACCACGTCGCCGCCTGCACCGAGGCCGGGCTGCAGGCCGGCTTCCACGCCATCGGCGACGCCGCCGTGGGCGCCGTCCTCGCCGGCGTCCGGGCGGCCGGCGAGCGGGTCGGCGCCGACCGCGTCAGGGCGCTGCGCCACCGCGTGGAGCACGCCGAGGCACTGGACGGGGCGTCCGTCGCGGCCTTCGCCGAACTCGGCCTCACCGCCTCCGTGCAGCCCGCCTTCGACGCCGCCTGGGGCGGCCCGGACGGCATGTACGTCCAGCGGCTCGGCGCCGAGCGCGCCGCCGCGCTCAACCCGTTCGCCGCGCTGCTGCGGGCCGGCGTCCCGCTGGCCTTCGGCTCGGACGCCCCGGTCACCCCGCTCGATCCCTGGGGCACCGTCCGTGCGGCGGCCTTCCACCGGACCCTCGACCACCGGATCTCGGCCCGCGCCGCCTTCACCGCCCACACCCGGGGCGGCTGGCGGGCGATCGGCCGCGACCAGGACGGCGTGCTCGTCCCCGGCGCGATCGCCAGCTACGCGGTCTGGGCCGCCGACGAGCTCGTGGTCCAGGCCCCCGACTCCCGGGTGGCCGGCTGGTCCACCGACCCGCGCTCCGGCACCCCCGGGCTGCCCGACCTCACCCCGGGCCGTCCGCTGCCGGTCTGCCTGCGCACCGTGGTCCGGGGCCGGACCGTCCACCGGGCGGTGGCGGAGCGGGCGGCCCCGCGGTAG
- a CDS encoding acyl-CoA dehydrogenase family protein translates to MTPSPANAVERQLPTDEARELLSLTRELVQREIQPRAAEDEAAGRFPREVFRTLGEAGLLSLPYEEKYGGGDQPYEVYLQVLEELAGGWLAVGLGVSVHTLSCHALAGFGSDEQRAAWLPGMLSGEQLGAYCLSEPQSGSDAAALRTRADLDGEEYVVSGTKAWITHGGEADFYSALVRTGEPGARGISCLLVPAGVAGLSAAPPEHKMGMRSSPTAQLHFDGARVERGRLIGSEGQGFQIALAALDSGRLGIAACAIGVAQAALDLAVEYAGTRRQFGRPIAEFQGLSFMLADMATQIEAGRSLYLAAARLRDAGRPFSKQAAMAKLFCTDAAMRVTTDAVQVLGGYGYTQDFPAERYMREAKVLQIVEGTNQIQRLVIGRHLTSG, encoded by the coding sequence ATGACCCCGTCCCCAGCGAACGCCGTGGAACGCCAGCTGCCGACCGACGAGGCCCGCGAACTGCTGAGCCTCACCCGGGAGCTGGTCCAGCGCGAGATCCAGCCGCGCGCGGCGGAGGACGAGGCCGCCGGCCGCTTCCCGCGCGAGGTGTTCCGCACCCTCGGCGAGGCCGGTCTGCTCTCCCTCCCCTACGAGGAGAAGTACGGCGGCGGCGACCAGCCCTACGAGGTCTACCTCCAGGTCCTGGAGGAGCTCGCGGGCGGCTGGCTGGCGGTCGGCCTCGGGGTCAGCGTGCACACCCTCTCCTGCCACGCCCTGGCCGGTTTCGGCAGCGACGAGCAGCGCGCCGCCTGGCTGCCCGGCATGCTCTCCGGTGAGCAGCTCGGCGCCTACTGCCTCTCCGAGCCGCAGTCCGGCTCGGACGCCGCCGCGCTGCGCACCCGCGCCGACCTGGACGGCGAGGAGTACGTGGTCAGCGGCACCAAGGCGTGGATCACCCACGGCGGGGAGGCCGACTTCTACAGCGCCCTGGTGCGCACCGGCGAGCCGGGCGCGCGCGGCATCAGCTGCCTGCTGGTGCCCGCCGGGGTGGCCGGTCTGTCGGCCGCGCCGCCGGAGCACAAGATGGGCATGCGGTCCTCGCCGACCGCGCAGCTGCACTTCGACGGCGCCCGGGTCGAGCGCGGCCGGCTGATCGGCAGCGAGGGCCAGGGCTTCCAGATCGCGCTCGCCGCCCTGGACTCCGGCCGGCTCGGCATCGCCGCCTGCGCGATCGGCGTCGCCCAGGCCGCGCTCGACCTCGCGGTCGAGTACGCCGGTACCCGCCGCCAGTTCGGCCGGCCGATCGCCGAGTTCCAGGGCCTGTCCTTCATGCTCGCGGACATGGCCACCCAGATCGAGGCCGGGCGCTCGCTCTACCTGGCCGCCGCCCGGCTGCGCGACGCCGGCCGGCCGTTCTCCAAGCAGGCGGCGATGGCCAAGCTGTTCTGCACCGACGCGGCGATGCGGGTCACCACCGACGCCGTCCAGGTCCTCGGCGGCTACGGCTACACCCAGGACTTCCCGGCCGAGCGCTACATGCGCGAGGCCAAGGTGCTGCAGATCGTCGAGGGCACCAACCAGATCCAGCGCCTGGTGATCGGCCGCCACCTCACCTCCGGCTGA
- a CDS encoding Lrp/AsnC family transcriptional regulator, whose translation MEDLDQRIVQLLLEDGRMSYTDLGKATGLSTSAVHQRVRRLEQRGVIRGYTAIVDPDAVELALTAFISVKPFDPSAPDDTPERLAGLPEIEACHSVAGDENYILKVRVGAPGDLEDLLARIRSAAGVSTRTTVVLSTPYEARPPKL comes from the coding sequence GTGGAGGATCTCGACCAACGCATCGTTCAGCTGCTCCTGGAGGACGGCCGGATGAGCTACACGGACCTGGGCAAGGCCACCGGCCTGTCCACCTCGGCGGTGCACCAGCGGGTGCGCCGTCTGGAGCAGCGCGGTGTGATCCGCGGCTACACCGCCATCGTCGACCCCGACGCGGTCGAGCTGGCGCTGACCGCCTTCATCTCGGTCAAGCCCTTCGACCCCAGCGCCCCGGACGACACCCCGGAGAGGCTCGCCGGGCTGCCCGAGATCGAGGCCTGCCACAGCGTCGCCGGGGACGAGAACTACATCCTCAAGGTCCGCGTCGGCGCCCCCGGCGACCTGGAGGACCTGCTGGCCCGGATCCGCAGCGCGGCCGGCGTCTCCACCCGCACCACCGTCGTGCTCTCGACGCCCTACGAGGCGAGGCCCCCGAAGCTCTGA
- a CDS encoding uridine kinase family protein — MRALAPSCGPVRLVAVDGHAGSGKTTFTGRLAAALGGAPVVHLDDLATHAEPFGWTERLRTQVLDPLAAGRDAAYRVYDWTLGRFAGTAVVPLAPVVLIEGVGAGRRAVRPRLARLIWMELAAEDARRRGEERDGPALAEFWAGWARAESAHFAADPSRPYAATVVDGVTGRIAPSTVGEPSTSP; from the coding sequence CTGCGCGCGCTGGCACCCTCCTGCGGCCCGGTCCGGCTGGTCGCGGTGGACGGGCACGCCGGCTCCGGCAAGACCACCTTCACCGGCCGGCTGGCCGCCGCGCTCGGGGGTGCGCCGGTGGTCCACCTGGACGACCTGGCCACCCATGCCGAGCCCTTCGGCTGGACGGAGCGGTTGCGCACCCAGGTGCTCGACCCGCTGGCCGCCGGCCGGGACGCGGCGTACCGGGTGTACGACTGGACGCTGGGGCGCTTCGCCGGCACCGCGGTGGTGCCGCTCGCCCCGGTGGTGCTGATCGAGGGCGTCGGCGCCGGCCGGCGGGCGGTCCGGCCCCGGCTGGCGCGGCTGATCTGGATGGAGCTGGCCGCCGAGGACGCCCGGCGGCGCGGGGAGGAGCGGGACGGTCCGGCCCTGGCGGAGTTCTGGGCGGGCTGGGCGCGGGCGGAGTCGGCGCACTTCGCCGCCGACCCCAGCCGCCCGTACGCGGCAACCGTCGTCGACGGAGTGACCGGGCGGATCGCACCGAGCACCGTCGGTGAACCTTCAACAAGCCCTTGA